The following proteins are encoded in a genomic region of Glycine max cultivar Williams 82 chromosome 18, Glycine_max_v4.0, whole genome shotgun sequence:
- the LOC100306008 gene encoding uncharacterized protein LOC100306008, with translation MAGGANFVQRVLSYVVNEVVINGLANSPAFQRFAVRTSKRIEDISNKAVQKRQELAEQIKDISKNMESFKNK, from the exons ATGGCCGGTGGTGCAAATTTCGTGCAAAGGGTTCTCTCTTACGTGGTGAATGAAGTGGTTATCAATGGTCTTGCCAACAG CCCTGCATTTCAGAGGTTTGCAGTGAGGACATCAAAAAGAATTGAAGATATTTCTAACAAAG CTGTTCAGAAGAGGCAGGAGCTAGCTGAGCAGATCAAGGACATCTCGAAAAATATGGAG TCATTCAAGAACAAGTAA